The Cellulomonas sp. S1-8 genome has a window encoding:
- a CDS encoding GNAT family N-acetyltransferase, with amino-acid sequence MLIRRVDEDDWPIVKEVRLRALRESPDAFGSSLTREESFAESHWRMRVRTSATWVAVDDAGESRGLVSVVQEPGSAEDDRHVVSLWVAPEVRRQGIGWALLDAVVRSSAADGAATVSLWVVDDNASAVDLYVRAGFTRTGERQVLPRDPDRTEERYVRHTDTGGLTGRPAGPAAG; translated from the coding sequence GTGCTGATCCGACGCGTCGACGAGGACGACTGGCCGATCGTCAAAGAGGTGCGGCTGCGCGCCCTGCGTGAGTCCCCGGACGCGTTCGGGTCGTCGCTCACCCGTGAGGAGAGCTTCGCGGAGTCCCACTGGCGCATGCGCGTGCGCACCAGCGCCACCTGGGTGGCGGTGGACGACGCGGGGGAGTCGCGTGGTCTGGTGTCGGTCGTGCAGGAGCCCGGCTCGGCCGAGGACGACCGGCACGTCGTCTCGCTGTGGGTGGCGCCCGAGGTGCGACGCCAGGGGATCGGGTGGGCGCTGCTGGATGCCGTCGTGCGCAGCAGCGCGGCGGACGGTGCCGCGACGGTGTCGCTGTGGGTCGTCGACGACAACGCGTCCGCGGTCGACCTGTACGTACGGGCAGGATTCACCCGTACAGGCGAGCGTCAGGTGCTGCCGCGCGACCCGGACCGGACCGAGGAGCGCTACGTGCGTCACACCGACACCGGCGGTCTGACGGGTCGCCCCGCGGGGCCGGCGGCGGGCTGA
- a CDS encoding DUF1349 domain-containing protein, whose translation MTDPQHVPGVPFPLTASPGPTWDVDPGSGAVRVTSAPRTDIFVDPGSAVPTLDAATLLGTPPTGDFQLSARVTVEFAATFDAGVLLLWVDDRHWGKLCFEYSPDGEPTIVSVVNRGISDDANAFVVDGPSVWLRISRIDHTYAYHASVDGTVWRMIRFFALDDPSSSASVGLEAQSPTGDGCAVAFDQVRFTSARLVDVRDGS comes from the coding sequence ATGACGGATCCGCAGCACGTTCCGGGTGTCCCGTTCCCGCTGACGGCGTCACCAGGACCCACCTGGGACGTCGACCCCGGTTCCGGTGCGGTCCGGGTCACCTCCGCGCCGCGCACCGACATCTTCGTCGATCCTGGCAGCGCGGTGCCGACGCTGGACGCCGCCACCCTGCTGGGCACGCCGCCGACCGGCGACTTCCAGCTCAGCGCCCGCGTGACCGTCGAGTTCGCCGCGACCTTCGACGCCGGGGTGCTCCTGCTGTGGGTCGACGACCGCCACTGGGGGAAGCTCTGCTTCGAGTACTCCCCCGACGGTGAACCCACGATCGTCTCGGTCGTCAACCGCGGCATCTCGGACGACGCGAACGCCTTCGTCGTCGACGGCCCGTCGGTGTGGCTGCGGATCTCGCGGATCGACCACACGTACGCGTACCACGCGTCCGTCGACGGGACCGTGTGGCGGATGATCCGGTTCTTCGCCCTGGACGACCCGTCCTCCTCCGCGAGCGTCGGGCTCGAGGCCCAGTCCCCCACCGGTGACGGCTGCGCCGTCGCGTTCGACCAGGTCCGGTTCACCAGCGCCCGGCTGGTCGACGTCCGCGACGGCTCCTGA
- a CDS encoding small basic family protein has translation MIAVIGLVLGVLAGLVIEPTVPANLQPYLPIAVVAALDALFGGLRAYLDGIFDERVFLTSFLSNVVVAALIVFLGDQLGVGSQMTTAVIVVLGIRIFSNAASIRRHLFKA, from the coding sequence GTGATCGCCGTGATCGGGCTCGTGCTGGGAGTGCTCGCCGGGCTGGTCATCGAGCCGACGGTCCCCGCGAACCTGCAGCCCTACCTGCCCATCGCCGTGGTCGCGGCGCTGGACGCGCTGTTCGGTGGACTGCGCGCGTACCTGGACGGCATCTTCGACGAGCGGGTGTTCCTGACGTCGTTCCTGTCGAACGTGGTCGTCGCGGCGCTGATCGTGTTCCTCGGCGACCAGCTGGGCGTCGGCTCCCAGATGACGACGGCCGTGATCGTCGTGCTCGGCATCCGGATCTTCTCCAACGCGGCGTCGATCCGCCGGCACCTGTTCAAGGCATGA
- a CDS encoding CDP-alcohol phosphatidyltransferase family protein, with translation MISLARLLLVPVFAWLVFQGHDAWALTVLLVSGASDWLDGVLARRMHQVTRLGQMLDPAADRLFILVTLIGLAWRDVVPVWLLVVLVARDVVLAVMLFALARSGYPPLRVHLAGKAGTFAIMYAFPLLLLSEWPAPVGVVAGVLGWACALWGLALYWFAGALYLAQATSVLRRDARAPRAARAT, from the coding sequence ATGATCAGCCTCGCGCGGCTGCTCCTGGTCCCGGTGTTCGCGTGGCTCGTCTTCCAGGGGCACGACGCCTGGGCCCTCACCGTCCTGCTGGTCTCGGGTGCGAGCGACTGGCTCGACGGCGTCCTGGCCCGACGCATGCACCAGGTCACCCGCCTGGGCCAGATGCTCGACCCTGCCGCGGACCGCCTGTTCATCCTCGTCACCCTGATCGGGCTGGCGTGGCGTGACGTCGTCCCCGTCTGGCTCCTGGTCGTCCTCGTCGCCCGGGACGTCGTGCTGGCGGTGATGCTCTTCGCGCTCGCGCGGTCCGGGTACCCGCCGCTGCGGGTGCACCTGGCCGGCAAGGCCGGGACGTTCGCGATCATGTACGCGTTCCCGCTGCTCCTGCTCTCGGAGTGGCCCGCGCCCGTCGGTGTCGTCGCCGGGGTGCTGGGCTGGGCGTGCGCGCTGTGGGGGCTCGCCCTCTACTGGTTCGCCGGTGCGCTGTACCTGGCCCAGGCGACCTCCGTGCTGCGCCGCGACGCCCGCGCGCCCCGCGCGGCGAGGGCGACATGA
- a CDS encoding MBL fold metallo-hydrolase has translation MALTLTRLGHACVRVGTAHGSFSIDPGTFSDVPAALDGVSVVLITHVHPDHVDVAALAAADDVEVHAPTEVLDALSEAGARRDRLHAVAAGDRLDVEGVAVQVLGELHELIHADAPRPANVAYLLDGVVLHPGDSYTLPPAGTEVDVLLEPIGAPWLRLGDVVDHVRAVAPRLVVPIHDVLLSDPGRASAVRLLGMLTSAQVVTLTTGETLTVG, from the coding sequence ATGGCACTCACCCTGACCCGCCTCGGCCACGCGTGCGTCCGCGTCGGCACCGCCCACGGCTCGTTCAGCATCGATCCCGGGACGTTCAGCGACGTGCCTGCGGCCCTCGACGGCGTGAGCGTCGTCCTGATCACCCACGTCCACCCCGACCACGTCGACGTCGCGGCGCTGGCGGCGGCGGACGACGTCGAGGTCCATGCTCCGACCGAGGTCCTCGACGCGCTCAGCGAGGCAGGCGCCCGGCGCGACCGCCTGCACGCGGTCGCCGCGGGGGACCGGCTCGACGTCGAGGGCGTGGCCGTGCAGGTGCTCGGGGAGCTGCACGAGCTCATCCACGCCGACGCGCCGCGGCCCGCGAACGTCGCGTACCTGCTCGACGGCGTCGTCCTGCACCCCGGGGACTCGTACACGCTGCCGCCGGCGGGCACCGAGGTCGACGTGCTGCTGGAGCCGATCGGTGCGCCCTGGCTGCGCCTCGGCGACGTCGTCGACCACGTCCGCGCCGTCGCCCCGCGCCTCGTGGTACCGATCCACGACGTCCTGCTCAGCGACCCGGGGCGGGCGAGCGCCGTGCGGCTGCTGGGCATGCTCACGTCGGCGCAGGTCGTCACGCTGACGACGGGGGAGACCCTCACCGTCGGGTGA
- a CDS encoding FHA domain-containing protein, translated as MSDDRRAPDGGLPAYRADGPDTTVSFGSLDPTELDIAPVGLTGDEAAAVHALPPTSALLLMQRGPSAGARFLLDAESTTAGRSTKADIFLDDVTVSRKHAEFVRDGRQFVVRDIGSLNGTYVNRARIDAAPLRPGDEVQIGKYRMTFHPSPHRDAS; from the coding sequence ATGAGCGACGATCGACGGGCGCCGGACGGCGGGCTCCCCGCCTACCGGGCCGACGGTCCGGACACGACCGTCAGCTTCGGCTCGCTGGACCCCACCGAGCTGGACATTGCACCGGTCGGGCTCACGGGGGACGAGGCCGCGGCGGTCCACGCGCTGCCTCCGACGTCAGCGCTGCTGCTGATGCAGCGCGGGCCGAGCGCGGGTGCGCGCTTCCTGCTCGACGCGGAGAGCACGACCGCCGGCCGCAGCACGAAGGCCGACATCTTCCTCGACGACGTCACCGTCTCGCGCAAGCACGCGGAGTTCGTCCGGGACGGGCGGCAGTTCGTCGTGCGGGACATCGGCTCGTTGAACGGCACGTACGTCAACCGCGCGCGCATCGACGCGGCACCGCTGCGTCCTGGGGACGAGGTGCAGATCGGCAAGTACCGGATGACGTTCCACCCCAGCCCCCACCGTGACGCGTCCTGA
- a CDS encoding bifunctional nuclease family protein, with the protein MVPVEVVGVRTHLADDEIVVLLLDADAALLVPILIGPAEASAIASAQAGIVPPRPMTHDLLRNALVAAGAPVDHVEINRLEDGVFHAALVLASGRHVDARASDAIAVALRFGCQVLCSAEVVALAGVEVRPAASEDDLAQFREFLDHVSAEDFETGQDPSAEGGPRAS; encoded by the coding sequence ATGGTCCCGGTCGAGGTCGTCGGTGTGCGCACGCACCTGGCCGACGACGAGATCGTCGTGCTGCTGCTCGACGCGGACGCAGCGCTCCTCGTGCCCATCCTGATCGGGCCTGCGGAGGCCTCGGCGATCGCCTCCGCGCAGGCCGGGATCGTGCCGCCCCGCCCGATGACGCACGACCTGCTGCGCAACGCGCTCGTGGCGGCCGGCGCACCCGTGGACCACGTGGAGATCAACCGGCTCGAGGACGGCGTGTTCCACGCCGCGCTCGTGCTGGCCTCGGGCCGGCACGTCGATGCGCGCGCCTCGGACGCGATCGCGGTGGCCCTGCGGTTCGGCTGCCAGGTGCTGTGCTCGGCGGAGGTCGTCGCGCTGGCCGGCGTCGAGGTGCGGCCGGCGGCGAGCGAGGACGACCTGGCGCAGTTCCGCGAGTTCCTCGACCACGTGTCGGCCGAGGACTTCGAGACCGGTCAGGACCCGAGCGCGGAGGGCGGACCACGTGCGAGCTGA
- a CDS encoding TetR/AcrR family transcriptional regulator, whose product MDGLRRDAARNRARILDAARDLAAQDVPLALNAVARAADVGVGTVYRHFATADELEETLVWEQLDALAEILRHAEPAQLEHVLTAHFTLLVEDAVFERVTARARPVLDRTATTRTALVGRLANLLERARTQGAVRADVDAAGVLLLMCGLAHAVRSAEVAADSVPARALLRVVLDGLRAP is encoded by the coding sequence ATGGACGGTCTTCGCCGGGACGCGGCGCGCAACCGTGCCCGGATCCTCGACGCTGCCCGCGACCTCGCCGCGCAGGACGTGCCCCTCGCGCTCAACGCGGTCGCCCGCGCTGCCGACGTGGGCGTCGGGACGGTCTACCGGCACTTCGCGACGGCGGACGAGCTGGAGGAGACGCTGGTCTGGGAGCAGCTCGACGCGCTCGCCGAGATCCTGCGTCACGCGGAACCCGCGCAGCTCGAGCACGTCCTGACGGCGCACTTCACCCTGCTCGTCGAGGACGCCGTCTTCGAGAGGGTGACGGCCCGCGCGCGTCCGGTGCTGGATCGGACGGCGACGACGCGCACAGCACTCGTCGGCCGGCTGGCGAACCTGCTCGAACGCGCCCGGACGCAGGGCGCGGTGCGCGCCGACGTCGACGCGGCAGGTGTGCTGCTCCTGATGTGCGGGCTCGCGCACGCGGTCCGCAGCGCCGAGGTCGCGGCCGACAGCGTCCCGGCCCGGGCGTTGCTGCGGGTCGTGCTCGACGGCCTGCGCGCGCCCTGA
- a CDS encoding SDR family NAD(P)-dependent oxidoreductase, which yields MTTPSRPLAVVTGASSGIGEQFARRYAREGYDLVLVARSGAALEVLADELRAQHPIAVEVHVADLARPAEVAALADRLTSGLRRLDHLVNCAGVALEGDLARADEAALRAMVDLNVTALTLLTRAAIIRMRAAGTGTIINVASAAAYQPMPHLAAYAASKSYVLMLTEAMAEENRGHGVRVLAVSPGDTETPMNPGAAKNKRTPDQVVDTAWKALRRSSPSVVDGRANSALAVLASRVLPRRVSLRTAEQMMRDRA from the coding sequence ATGACCACCCCTTCCCGTCCGCTCGCCGTCGTCACCGGAGCCAGCTCAGGCATCGGTGAGCAGTTCGCCCGCCGCTACGCCCGCGAGGGATACGACCTCGTCCTGGTCGCGCGCTCCGGCGCCGCCCTGGAGGTCCTGGCCGACGAGCTGCGCGCCCAGCACCCGATCGCCGTCGAGGTCCACGTCGCGGACCTCGCCAGGCCGGCCGAGGTCGCGGCCCTCGCCGACAGGCTCACGAGCGGCCTCCGTCGCCTGGACCACCTCGTCAACTGCGCCGGCGTGGCACTCGAGGGTGATCTCGCGCGCGCCGACGAGGCAGCGCTGCGCGCCATGGTGGACCTCAACGTCACCGCACTGACCCTGCTGACGCGTGCAGCGATCATCCGGATGCGCGCAGCAGGCACCGGGACGATCATCAACGTCGCGAGCGCGGCTGCCTACCAGCCGATGCCGCACCTCGCGGCGTACGCGGCGTCGAAGTCCTACGTCCTGATGCTCACCGAGGCGATGGCCGAGGAGAACCGCGGTCACGGGGTCCGGGTCCTCGCGGTCTCGCCGGGAGACACCGAGACGCCGATGAACCCGGGCGCGGCGAAGAACAAGCGCACGCCGGACCAGGTCGTCGACACGGCGTGGAAGGCCCTCCGGAGGTCGTCGCCATCGGTCGTCGACGGTCGCGCCAACAGCGCCCTGGCCGTGCTGGCGTCGCGCGTCCTGCCGCGGCGCGTCTCGCTCCGGACCGCCGAGCAGATGATGCGCGACAGGGCATGA
- a CDS encoding CoA-binding protein, giving the protein MDDARVIDALLRTPGTWAVVGLSGNRARAAHGVAAYLQRIGHTIVPVHPRAEAVHGAPGYARLADLPAAPDVVDVFVNSALAGAVVEEAVAVGARAVWLQLGVHADDAVARARAAGLVVVQDTCPAIEGRARDLG; this is encoded by the coding sequence ATGGACGACGCGCGCGTGATCGACGCCCTGCTGCGCACCCCGGGCACGTGGGCGGTAGTCGGCCTGTCCGGCAACCGGGCGCGCGCCGCCCACGGAGTGGCGGCGTACCTGCAGCGGATCGGGCACACGATCGTGCCCGTCCACCCGCGGGCCGAGGCGGTGCACGGGGCCCCGGGGTACGCCCGGCTGGCGGACCTGCCCGCAGCGCCCGACGTCGTCGACGTGTTCGTCAACAGCGCGCTCGCGGGCGCCGTGGTGGAAGAGGCGGTGGCGGTCGGGGCGCGCGCCGTGTGGCTGCAGCTCGGCGTGCACGCCGACGACGCCGTGGCGCGCGCGCGGGCGGCCGGGCTGGTCGTGGTCCAGGACACCTGCCCCGCGATCGAAGGACGGGCCCGCGACCTGGGATGA
- a CDS encoding MerR family transcriptional regulator encodes MIRNESADSSGTIPQHAQGLLFDDDLPDLDVTTGYRGPTACRAAGITYRQLDYWARTGLVEPSVRPATGSGTQRLYSFRDILVLKVVKRLLDTGVSLQQIRSAVSHLRERGVDDLAQITLMSDGASVYECTSADEVIDLVQGGQGVFGIAVGRVWREVEGTLAALPTERADDDAPVVPAAHDELALRRQARTAG; translated from the coding sequence GTGATCCGCAACGAGAGTGCCGACAGCTCCGGCACGATCCCGCAGCACGCGCAGGGCCTGCTGTTCGACGACGACCTGCCCGACCTGGACGTGACCACGGGGTACCGGGGGCCCACGGCGTGCCGCGCGGCGGGCATCACGTACCGCCAGCTGGACTACTGGGCACGCACCGGGCTCGTCGAGCCGTCCGTCCGTCCCGCGACCGGTTCCGGTACCCAGCGGCTCTACTCGTTCCGCGACATCCTCGTGCTCAAGGTGGTCAAGCGGCTGCTCGACACGGGGGTCTCGCTGCAGCAGATCCGCTCCGCCGTCAGCCACCTGCGGGAGCGCGGGGTCGACGACCTCGCCCAGATCACCCTGATGTCCGACGGCGCCAGCGTCTACGAGTGCACCTCGGCGGACGAGGTCATCGACCTGGTCCAGGGCGGTCAGGGCGTCTTCGGCATCGCCGTCGGCCGTGTCTGGCGAGAGGTCGAGGGCACGCTCGCCGCCCTGCCGACCGAGCGCGCTGACGACGACGCGCCCGTGGTGCCGGCTGCCCACGACGAGCTCGCGCTGCGTCGGCAGGCACGCACCGCCGGCTGA
- a CDS encoding ParA family protein, with protein sequence MLVLGVCSLKGGVGKTSVTLGLASAALERGLRTLVVDLDPQGDSTMALGTAPGLGDVASVLDAPSAQSVAAATVPSTWADDGLDVLTGSERSVLHDRVDDSDAERLRYALSWVQGYDLVLVDCPPSLGGLTRTGLTACDRAVVVTEPGLFAVMAVGRAMRTIDELRRGPAPALQPLGIVVNRVRARSVEQAYRLQELQTLYGPLVLSPNVPERAALQQAQGAAQPVHVWPGAAAAELADVFDQLLERALRAPRR encoded by the coding sequence GTGCTGGTCCTCGGTGTGTGCAGCCTCAAGGGTGGCGTGGGCAAGACCTCGGTGACGCTCGGGCTGGCCTCGGCCGCACTGGAGCGCGGTCTGCGCACGCTCGTCGTCGATCTCGACCCGCAGGGCGACTCCACGATGGCGCTCGGCACGGCTCCCGGGCTCGGTGACGTCGCGTCGGTCCTCGACGCCCCGTCCGCGCAGTCCGTGGCCGCAGCGACCGTGCCCTCGACCTGGGCGGACGACGGGCTCGACGTCCTCACCGGCTCCGAGCGCTCCGTGCTGCACGACCGCGTCGACGACTCCGACGCCGAGCGGCTGCGTTACGCGCTGTCCTGGGTGCAGGGCTACGACCTGGTCCTCGTGGACTGCCCGCCGTCGCTCGGCGGACTGACCCGCACCGGTCTGACCGCCTGCGACCGCGCGGTCGTCGTGACCGAGCCCGGTCTGTTCGCCGTCATGGCCGTGGGGCGCGCGATGCGCACGATCGACGAGCTGCGTCGCGGACCCGCGCCGGCGCTGCAGCCGCTGGGCATCGTCGTCAACCGGGTGCGCGCGCGTTCGGTCGAGCAGGCCTACCGCCTGCAGGAGCTGCAGACGCTCTACGGCCCGCTCGTCCTGAGCCCGAACGTCCCCGAGCGGGCGGCGCTGCAGCAGGCGCAGGGCGCCGCGCAGCCCGTGCACGTGTGGCCCGGTGCCGCAGCGGCCGAGCTCGCGGACGTGTTCGACCAGCTGCTGGAGCGGGCGCTGCGCGCCCCGCGCCGCTGA
- a CDS encoding DUF881 domain-containing protein — protein sequence MTREDGPSPSPYGPSGAGDLPDDGPVIDPRDPLGLGDLPLLDDGLDDQDVPVVDADTLDDVDDVDDVDDVDDVDDVDDVDDDAASLAPGGAGAPDLVPAPAAAGTHASEPDAEPPAVSAPTAAVRRVAPSAAVRPERSGWARFGHAMRPRTTQGQLIAAGLCALLGFALVAQVRQTTDTQLGALRQNDLVRLLDETTTRTDELEQESLDLQRERDELLSGSDRQQAALDAARRTAEMQGILTGRLPATGPGVRITLTELDGEIRPATMLHVLEELRNAGAEAMELNGLRITASSAFTGTRGAIVLDGTSLVSPFRWTVIGDPDTIAPALEIPGGALARVRADRGRGTVEKSDRVDVTAVRDLPAPVHATPVDDEG from the coding sequence ATGACCCGCGAGGACGGCCCGAGCCCGTCGCCGTACGGTCCCTCGGGTGCGGGTGACCTGCCGGACGACGGACCGGTGATCGACCCGCGGGACCCGCTGGGCCTCGGGGACCTGCCGTTGCTCGACGACGGTCTCGACGACCAGGACGTCCCCGTCGTCGACGCCGACACGCTCGACGACGTGGACGACGTGGACGACGTGGACGACGTGGACGACGTGGACGACGTGGACGACGTGGACGACGACGCGGCGTCCCTCGCCCCCGGGGGAGCCGGGGCACCGGACCTCGTGCCGGCTCCCGCCGCAGCCGGCACCCATGCCTCGGAGCCCGACGCCGAACCGCCGGCGGTCTCGGCGCCGACCGCAGCCGTGCGCCGCGTGGCGCCGTCGGCAGCCGTGCGGCCCGAGCGCTCGGGGTGGGCGCGCTTCGGGCACGCCATGCGCCCGCGCACGACGCAGGGGCAGCTCATCGCGGCCGGGCTGTGCGCGCTGCTGGGCTTCGCCCTGGTCGCCCAGGTGCGTCAGACCACCGACACGCAGCTCGGTGCGCTCCGGCAGAACGACCTGGTGCGCCTGCTGGACGAGACCACGACCCGCACGGACGAGCTCGAGCAGGAGTCGCTGGACCTCCAGCGCGAGCGCGACGAGCTGCTCTCGGGCTCCGACCGGCAGCAGGCCGCGCTCGACGCCGCGCGTCGGACCGCGGAGATGCAGGGGATCCTCACGGGCCGGCTGCCGGCCACCGGGCCCGGCGTGCGCATCACGCTCACCGAGCTGGACGGCGAGATCCGTCCCGCCACGATGCTGCACGTGCTCGAGGAGCTGCGGAACGCGGGCGCCGAGGCGATGGAGCTCAACGGCCTGCGCATCACGGCGAGCAGCGCGTTCACCGGGACGCGTGGTGCGATCGTGCTCGACGGGACGAGCCTGGTCTCACCGTTCCGGTGGACCGTCATCGGGGACCCGGACACCATCGCGCCGGCGTTGGAGATCCCGGGCGGAGCGCTGGCGCGCGTGCGGGCAGACCGCGGGCGCGGCACCGTCGAGAAGTCCGACCGGGTCGACGTGACAGCGGTCCGGGACCTGCCCGCGCCGGTCCACGCGACGCCCGTCGACGACGAGGGCTGA
- a CDS encoding MerR family transcriptional regulator — MRISDVLAALRIEFPAVTTSKLRFLEEQGLVSPVRTQAGYRQYSPADVERLRFVLRQQRDRYMPLKVIGERLAALDAGQDEEVPTRARLATRDGVAPSPDRLTAERLAQEAGVELELVTELVRQGVLRPGPRGVFDPWAREVVTVAAALADHGIDARHLRAFRAAADRQTDLVDQVVAPWRGQRSVSARARAGTLAAEVGELCARMHAALVRSSVHDLAP; from the coding sequence ATGCGGATCTCCGACGTCCTGGCGGCGCTGCGGATCGAGTTCCCCGCGGTGACGACCTCCAAGCTGCGGTTCCTCGAGGAGCAGGGGCTGGTCTCGCCGGTGCGGACGCAGGCGGGGTACCGCCAGTACTCGCCGGCGGACGTCGAGCGGCTGCGGTTCGTGCTGCGCCAGCAGCGCGACCGGTACATGCCGCTGAAGGTCATCGGCGAACGTCTTGCGGCACTCGACGCCGGGCAGGACGAGGAGGTGCCGACGCGGGCCCGTCTCGCGACGCGTGACGGTGTCGCCCCGTCCCCGGACCGGCTCACGGCCGAGCGTCTCGCGCAGGAGGCGGGTGTCGAGCTCGAGCTCGTCACCGAGCTCGTGCGCCAGGGCGTGCTGCGCCCCGGACCGCGTGGCGTGTTCGACCCGTGGGCGCGCGAGGTGGTCACGGTCGCGGCCGCCCTCGCCGATCACGGCATCGACGCACGTCACCTGCGCGCGTTCCGCGCCGCGGCGGACCGCCAGACCGACCTGGTCGACCAGGTCGTCGCGCCGTGGCGGGGTCAGCGCAGCGTGTCCGCCCGGGCACGCGCGGGCACGCTGGCCGCGGAGGTCGGTGAGCTGTGCGCGCGGATGCACGCCGCGTTGGTGCGGTCCTCGGTCCACGACCTCGCACCCTGA
- a CDS encoding DUF881 domain-containing protein, which yields MSRRHAEPGPARAADESMTLINEVYRRPLDPGYAEAAARRSAGTAPARTVQGGAALLVLAVLLGAFATTSAVALRRPAPAVLEARALLETEIRERTAHADELREANAALSAQIAQLQGRAASTDDPELFAQLQRDAVPAGVVAVTGPGLRVVLTDGVPAEGGADDDDSALVLDHDLQTLVNGLWAAGAEAVAVNGERVLSTTAIRSAGAAVLVDSTALSSPYTVDAIGDSATMQTRLARLSAGQQLASLAQYGIEVRMTAQRSLELPGRGQLTLRSAQVLGPTPDVPPADGTSETATGADAAAAWDPVNLGTGSSDVAGSGRRDGEESR from the coding sequence ATGAGCCGCCGCCACGCGGAGCCCGGACCCGCGCGGGCCGCCGACGAGTCGATGACGCTCATCAACGAGGTGTACCGCCGCCCCCTCGACCCCGGGTACGCGGAGGCCGCCGCCCGGCGGTCCGCCGGCACCGCGCCCGCGCGCACCGTGCAGGGGGGTGCCGCGCTGCTGGTCCTGGCGGTCCTGCTCGGGGCGTTCGCGACGACGTCGGCCGTCGCGCTGCGTCGGCCCGCACCCGCGGTCCTCGAGGCCCGCGCGCTGCTCGAGACGGAGATCCGTGAGCGCACGGCGCACGCGGACGAGCTGCGGGAGGCCAACGCCGCGCTGTCGGCCCAGATCGCTCAGCTCCAGGGCCGGGCCGCCTCGACCGACGACCCGGAGCTGTTCGCGCAGCTGCAGCGTGACGCCGTGCCTGCGGGCGTCGTGGCCGTCACGGGGCCGGGGCTGCGCGTGGTGCTCACGGACGGTGTCCCCGCAGAGGGCGGGGCGGACGACGACGACAGCGCCCTGGTCCTCGACCACGACCTGCAGACCCTGGTCAACGGGCTGTGGGCCGCGGGGGCGGAGGCGGTCGCCGTCAACGGCGAGCGAGTCCTGTCGACGACCGCGATCCGCAGCGCGGGCGCCGCGGTCCTGGTCGACAGCACCGCCCTGAGCAGCCCCTACACGGTCGACGCGATCGGCGACTCCGCGACGATGCAGACGCGGCTCGCGCGCCTGTCGGCCGGTCAGCAGCTGGCGTCGTTGGCCCAGTACGGCATCGAGGTCCGGATGACCGCGCAGCGCTCCCTGGAGCTGCCGGGGCGCGGTCAGCTCACGCTGCGCTCGGCACAGGTCCTCGGTCCCACCCCGGACGTGCCGCCCGCGGACGGCACGTCCGAGACGGCGACGGGTGCCGACGCGGCAGCGGCGTGGGACCCGGTGAACCTTGGGACGGGGTCATCCGATGTGGCAGGGTCAGGGCGTCGCGATGGAGAGGAGTCCCGGTGA